tcaccatgttcctcctctgtttcgtaagcgttccctgaagtctcaccatgttgctcctctgtttcgtgagcgttccctgaagtctcaccatgttgctcctctgtttcgtaagcgttccctgaagtctcaccatgttgctcctctgcttcgtaagcgttccctgaagtctcatcatgttgctcctctgtttcgtaagcgttccctgaagtctcaccatgatgctcctctgtttcgtaagcgttccctgaagtctcaccatgttgctcctctgtttcgtaagcgttccctgaagtctcatcatgttgctcctctgtttcgtaagcgttccctgaagtctcaccatgttgctcctctgGGTTTAGACAATCTATGAAGAAACTCTtggcccctccctcccatcccgcATATTAAAATGTGTGATCGACAatataccatagaagaagaacCCCTCCCTTCTGctaatttacatttttacattctagtcatttagcagacgctcttatccagagtgacttgcaggagcaattagggttaagtgccttttgctcaagggcacatcggcagatttttcacctcgtcggatctgggattcaaaccagcgacttttcggttactggccgacgggtgcgggagcgtaatcatcgactgacactaattagcataacgcaacggacataaatattcctagaaaatattcctattcatgaaaatcacaagtgaaatatattgagacacagcttagccttttgttaatcaccctgtcatctcagattttcaaaatatgctttacagccaaagctagacaagcatttgtgtaagtttatcgatagcatagcatagcattttgtccagctagaagtaggtaacttggtcacggaaatcagaaaagcaatcaaattaaattgtttacctttgatgagcttcggatgttttcactcacgagactcacagttagatagccaatgttccttttttccaaaaatattatttttgtttgcgaaatagctccgtttgttcttcaggtttggctgagaaatcgcccggaaattgaaGTCACGAAAactccgaaaaatattccaaattagctccataatatcgacagaaacatggcaaacgttgtttataatcaatcctcaaggtgtttttcaaatatctattcgataatatatccacctatcacagggacaattggtttttcagtaggaccgattggaataatgtcTACGTCTGTATTTTAcacgagaatcactctgggagccatcaggtgaccagttgcgcaatgtagccgcttacgggtattcttctacataaatgcgtaaaactacgtcacaatgctgtagacaccttggggaatatggagaaagagtaatctggttgatagcccattcactgctcaatagggacgcattggaacgcagagctttcaaaagattagtcacttccggattggatttttctcaggctttcgcctacaatatcagttctgttatactcacaaacaatatttttttacagttttggaaactttagagtgttttctatcctaagctgtcaattatatgcatattctagcatcttgtcctgacaaaatatcccgtttactacgggagcgttatttttccaaaaatgaaaatactgccccctagtcacaaaggGTACCGCGGGACTACCTGCCTCCCATGTTCATGATCCGGTTGGACGTGCATGAAGCAGTCAACATGGACGATGTCAGTGAGGATGTTTTCAACACAGTTATTTAAAATCGTAGCAGTGTCCATTCCATACCAGTATTTAAGCCAATGCAACAGTTGCGCTTAAACAATTTGACTGGCAAAGGGAATTGTTTTGCATGCTTGCCAACTGGCTATGGCAAAGGGAAGGTTTTATACAGTTGGCTGGCCAGCTGTATCATTCATACTACTTTACTATCAACTGGCCGGCTGTATCATTCATACTACTTTACTATCAACTGGCCAGCCAGCTGTATCATTCATACTACTTTACTATCAACTGGCCAGCTGTATCATTCATACCACTTTACTATCAACTGGCCAGCTGTATCATTCATACCACTTTACTATCAACTGGCCAGCTGTTTCATTCATACTACTTTACTATCAACTGGCCAGCCAGCTGTATCATTCATACTACTTTACTATCAACTGGCCAGCTGTATCATTCATACTACTTTACTATCAACTGGCCAGCTGTATCATTCATACTACTTTACTATCAACTGGCCAGCTGTATCATTCATACCACTTTACTATCAACTGGCCAGCTGTATCATTCATACTACTTTACTATCAACTGGCCAGCTGTATCATTCATACTACTTTACTATCAACTGGCCAGCTGTATCATTCATACTACTTTACTATCAACTGGCCAGCTGTATCATTCATACTACTTTACCATCAACTGGCCAGCTGTATCATTCATACTACTTTACTATCAACTGGCCAGCTGTATCATTCATACTACTTTACTATCAACTGGCCAGCTGTATCATTCATACTACTTTACTATCAACTGGCCAGCCAGCTGTATCATTCATACTACTTTACCATCAACTGGCCAGCTGTATCATTCATACTACTTTACTATCAACTGGCCAGCTGTATCATTCATACTACTTTACTATCAACTGGCCGGCTGTATCATTCATACTACTTTACTATCAACTGGCCGGCTGTATCATTCATACTACTTTACTATCAACTGGCCAGCCAGCTGTATCATTCATACTACTTTAATATCAACTGGCCGGCCGTATCATTCATACTACTTTACTATCAACTGGCCAGCCAGCTGTATCATTCATACTACTTTACTATCAACTGGCCAGCCAGCTGTATCATTCATACTACTTTACTATCAACTGGCCGGCTGTATCATTCATACTACTTTATTATCAACTGACCAGCTGTATCATTCATACTACTTTACTATCAACTGACCAGCTGTATCATTCATACTACTTTACTATCAACTGGCCAGCTGTATCATTCATACTACTTTACTATCAACTGGCCAGCTGTATCATTCATACTACTTTACTATCAACTGGCCAGCTGTATCATTCATACTACTTTACTATCAACTGGCCAGCTGTATCATTCATACTACTTTACTATCAACTGGCCAGCTGTATCATTCATACTACTTTACCATCAACTGGCCAGCTGTTTCATTCATACTACTTTACTATCAACTGGCCAGCCAGCTGTATCATTCATACTACTTTACTATCAACTGGCCGGCTGTATCATTCATACTACTTTACTATCAACTGGCCAGCTGTATCATTCATACTACTTTACTATCAACTGGCCGGCTGTATCATTCATACTACTTTACTATCAACTGGCCGGCTGTATCATTCATACTACTTTACTATCAACTGGCCAGCTGTATCATTCATACTACTTTACTATCAACTGGCCGGCCGTATCATTCATACTACTTTACTATCAACTGGCCAGCCAGCTGTATCATTCATACTACTTTACTATCAACTGGCCAGCCAGCTGTATCATTCATACTACTTTACCATCAACTGGCCAGCCAGCTGTATCATTCATACTACTTTACTATCAACTGGCCAGCCAGCTGTATCATTCATACTACTTTACTATCAACTGGCCGGCTGTATCATTCATACTACTTTACTATCAACTGGCCAGCTGTATCATTCTTACTACTTTACTATCAACTGACCAGCTGTATCATACTACTTTACTATCAACTGGCCAGCTGTATCATTCATACTACTTTACTATCAACTGGCCAGCTGTATCATTCATACTACTTTACTATCAACTGGCCAGCTGTATCATTCATACTACTTTACTATCAACTGGCCAGCTGTATCATTCATACTACTTTACTATCAACTGGCCAGCCAGCTGTATCATTCATACTACTTTACTATCAACTGGCCAGCCAGCTGTATCATTCATACTACTTTACTATCAACTGGCCGGCTGTATCATTCATACTACTTTACTATCAACTGGCCGGCCAGCTGTATCATTCATACTACTTTACTATCAACTGGCCAGCTGTATCATTCATACTACTTTACTATCAACTGGCCAGCTGTATCATTCATACTACTTTACTATCAACTGGCCAGCTGTATCATTCATACTACTTTAATATCAACTGGCCAGCTGTATCATTCATACTACTTTACTATCAACTGGCCAGCTGTATCATTCATACTACTTTACTATCAACTGGCCAGCTGTATCATTCATACTACTTTACTATCAACTGGCCAGCTGTATCATTCATACTACTTTACTATCAACTGGCCAGCTGTATCATTCATACTACTTTAATATCAACTGGCCAGCTGTATCATTCATACTACTTTACTATCAACTGACCAGCTGTATCATACTACTTTACTATCAACTGGCCAGCTGTATCATTCATACTACTTTACACCTACAGTGTTCGCTCAGGAGTACAATAACTACTGCGCACAGGGCTTGATATCACTGCCCCCGTTTAAGGACCACTTTCGCCTAATCCTGATTCATCAAAATAGTCAATGAAGAAAAGCCAAACCAGAAACTACTGCTGATCACAATCACATAATTCTACAGTCTTGACAGATTCTCACTGTTTACATGTGAATCTGTCCACAAGAGATTTCTACAATTATAATCCATTATAAGACTTTCAAAAGCATGTACAACCCCTTATATTGCATCAATTATCCCCTGCTCCTCCGCTCACCCTGTCTTGCTGCGTATACTGCGTGTCTCTACAAAAATCTCAATGACATCAATCAAGGGCCCTTTCAGTGCTACATAGCTAAGCCAAGCTGAGTCGAGCCGAGTCGAGCTGAGCCAAGCTATGTTGTGCTGGCCTGGTTACATATCCACCGTAAGTGCAGAAACAGTGTGGTCAAAAGAAAGGCAATATCTGACCCAGCTTGGTACGGGTTGGGTTGACAGGATAGTGTGTGAAAACGGTACACGTGTCATCTcaagtctctctctaccttttccTGTTGGAGAAGACAAACTTGCGTAGCTTCAGGTCTCCTAATACGACGCCATGCTGGTGACAGTGTGACACGGCCGACGCCACCTGGTGAAAGAGCTGTGCCGCCCGCTCCTCGTCCAAACGCTTGCAGCTCTTAACGAAGGTGTGCATGTCCCCGTGGTCCTTCTCTAGGAAGACGTATGCCCAACGCTCCCCTAGGACAATGTCTCGGATACAGCTGATGTTCCTGTGGATCGGCAGGATGCGGTAGGCCCGGATCTTCTCCTGGTACAGACCCATGTCAAACacctgtgagaacagagagaggagacggggaTCTATCAGGGTGGATTCAGATGTATTAGCTTAGAGTTTGGCCTCATTGGTGTGAGTCAATACGTATTATAATAGTCTAACAAATCCAATCCATTGAAAACAACTGATTTCAAATGTTTAGTATTTAAACCTGTAGGCTATCAGTGTGGGCTCTGCTTATTTATGAGAGTTATGCCCCCAAGGGGTGGAGAAAGTGGATTTACACCAATGATAAAATGAGACAGTTATTTAATGTGTTAAAATTAGGGGTCGCAGGTCTCCCAAACTACACCTGGCTTTAATCTCATCTGTGACCAAGGTTGGTCTTTATTTAAGCACCTGGAACAGGAGAACGACAGCTATACATCTCCACTCTGATGTTGACATATCATATCTCAGCCATGGCTTAGTCTACTGACTTGAACACAAATGAGAGGAGTtgatagacaggggagagggtgGGAAGTGTGACGGCATCCGTTACATAACATAAACTTGAATAAAAGGAAGTCCAGGTGAAGTAGGCATTTACCATTTTATTAGGCTAGTATTTTATTAAGCTATTACATTATTAGTAGGCTAGTATGTTATTATTAGGCTAGTATCTTATTATTAGGCTAGTATCTTATTAAGCTATTACCTTATTATTAAGCTATTATCTTATTATTAGGCTATTATCTTATTATTAGGCTATTATCTTATTATTAGTCTAGTATCTTATTAAGCTATTACCTTATTATTAGGCGAGTATCTTATTAAGCTATTACCTTATTATTAGGCTATTATCTTATTATTAGGCTATTATCTTATTATTAAGCTATTACCTTATTATTAGGCTATTATCTTATTATTAAGctattacattattattaggcGAGTATCTTATTATTAGGCTAGTATCTTATTAAGCTATTACCTTATTATTAGGCTATTATCTTATTATTAGGCTATTATCTTATTATTATGCTAGTATCTTATTAAGCTATTACCTTATTATTAGGCTATTATCTTATTAAGCTATTACCGTATTATTAGGCTAGTATCTTATTATTAAGCTATTACCTTATTATTAGGCTATTATTTTATTAAGCTATTACCTTATTATTAGGCTATTATCTTATTATTAGGCTATTATCTTATTATTAAGCTATTACCTTATTATTTGGATATTATCTTATTATTAAGCGATTACCTTATTATTAGGCTATTACCTTATTATTAGGCTATTATCTTATTATTAGGCTATTATCTTATTATTATGCTAGTATCTTATTAAGCTATTACCTTATTATTAGGCTATAATCTTATTAAGCTATTACCTTATTATTAGGCTAGTATCTTATTAAGCTATTACCTTATTATTAGGCTATTATCTTATTATTAGGCTAGCATCTTATTAAGCTATTACCTTATTATTAGGCTATTATCTTATTATTAGGCTAATATCTCATTATTAGGCTAGTATCTTATTAAGCTATTACCTTATTATTAGGCTAGTATCTTATTATTAAGCTATTATCTTATTATTAGGCTAGTATCTTATTATTAAGCTATTATCTTATTATTAAGCTATTATCTTATTATGAGGCTATTATCTTATTATGAGGCTATTATCTTATTATTAGGCTATTACCTTATTATTAGGCTATTACCTTATTAGTAGGCTATTATCTTATTCTGTGATCTTATTATTAGGCTATTTATTACCTTATTATTAGGCTATTACCTTATTTTTAGGCTATTACTTTATTATAAGGCTATTATCTTATTCTGCTATAATCTTATTATTAGGCTATTATCTTATTATTCTGCTATTATCTTATTATTCTGCTATTATCTTATTATTAGGCCACCTTATTATTAGCCTATTATCTTAATAGGCTATCTTATTATTAAGCCATTACCTTATTATTAGGCTAATATCTTATTCTTCTGCTATTATCTTATTATTAGGCTATTATCTTATTATCACGCTATTATCTTATTATTAGGCTATTATCTTTTTATTAACCTATTACCATATTATTAGGCTATTACCTTATTATTACTTAATGCACAATAGGCGCACGAGGTATTGGATCATTGGCCACTGCTCATCAATTCATTGGTTGAACATAATGGATAAATGAATGATTTCCGATTATTTAAATAGGCTACTGTCACATTCGTCTCAGTTAAAACATTGTATAATGACACCAAAGGGTTAATGAAGATCAGGATATGCATCATGTGAGATTGGTGCTGTTGAGCAACACAGGACATATCAGAAACAGTCATTCATTCAAAGGAATTGCACAATGAATGGGTAGTTTTTGCGCCTACCTTGCACACCATCGCGTCTCCCGTGTCAATGTTGAGTGCGCTGTGTATCCTGTCCCTGGCAGCCATATGTTGGATCAGAAATTGGCCTATCCGAGACGGACCTTGATTGTTCGGGGAGCCGCTCAAGAGGACCGGGGAAACAGGGGAACCCGGCGAGCTATCGAGAAACCCCACGTCACCCATACACTCGATCAGCCCAGCGCATTTGGACACCGGCTCGTTACCTGTTTCTGAGTCCACACGTTTCTGTCCGACTTTTCCACTGCGGATGCATTGGACCGGGTTACTCCACTGAACGTTCATCATTCTAATAGAGCGCGAGTTGTTATGATGAATTGTAGTTTATGCGCACGGAGCAGCTGCAGTCCTAATGATTTTCATCCAACTGCAAATCTAACTTCTCAggctaaaatatatatttgcatGCTGATCAGAAAACTGGTTTTGGAATGGATCCTTCAAATATGACAAATTCTTTCCTTCACCCAGGTTCTGTGTCAAGAACTGTCGACGGTTTTGGAAGACATTCCCAGTCAGTCCACAAAATGTCTCCCAACGGTGCGTCTGGACTGGAGACAGAAGTCCGGGGCGAGAGCGCTGTACTTTTTGGTGTGAAATTCTCAGCGCTGTATCGAAGAGTGAGAGACTGTCTTGctcaagcagagagagagagagagagagagagagagagagatctacacaGCCCTGTTGATTGCAAAGCTCTGTGCTCAGTCAATCATTGGGCCGCTGGACATCCGCCGGGTTCAGCCTCTTGAAAAGCACTGTACCGCCCCAGCGATGTAGCaatccacacacgcacgcacacaagccACTTGAAGCCGCACGGGTAGAGTAAAATAAGCATGGTTGGTTCCGCCATCCGCTGTAAAAACATCACACCAACAGGTGAATGGTTACGTATTGTTATGTTATGTCAATAACAAAACATGTGACGCAAATGCAAATACTGTTTGATTCATCAAAACAAGTGACCCGGACAATGATTAACTTTTTATTTCGACAGTTCTGGCTCTTCTGATAAACTCGGCACACTAGCCTAGGCTACATTTCAGTGATGATATAACCCCCAATCATAATATAATGTCAGTCATATCATGTGACAAGGCCGCAATAAACAGCGCATATGAACCATATAGTCCTACTATGAACAGGGTTAATACTGCAGTAGGGATTTTCCATAGTAGAAGCACTAGCATTATCTAAAGTACTAGTATTTAACAGCTGAACGTGTTTTCCTTGCATGTTAGTTGTGTTCATGAAGCAACCTCCATAAAGGTTGAGTGGTGGTAGAGTAGTCTATAGTCTGGCTCAAACATTCACATAAACTGCAGGCCTTCTTGTcgttggtgtaaagtacttccgtaaaaatactttaaatgaCTTCGTCTTTTtttagggtatctgtactttactttactatttatatttgttgactacttttttaaattttgactttactacattcctaaagaaaataatgcacttttactccatacatttactTTGACAACCAAATgaactcgttacattttgaaaaGGAAAATAGTCCtgttcaagagaacatccctggtcaactcTATCGCCTCTGagctggcggactcactaaacagagaacatcccaggtcatccctactgcctctgatctggaggactcactaaacagagaacatccctggtcatctctaccgCCTCTGAGCTGGCGGACTCATTAAACTCACATTATTCGTTTGTAAATAACGTCTGAATgctgtagtgtgcccctggctttccgTAAATGAAAAATACAAGAAAATGGTTCCATctgttacttttgatacttattaagtatatttaaaaccaaattcttttagacttttactaaagtagcattttactgggtgacttttactttaacttgagtcattttctttgaaCGCATCTTTGTTCAAGTTGAacagttgggtacttttccaCCAGTGGTTGTGAACAAGACTATAGCAGGATCACAGAAAGATTAACACGGTATTCCCATGAAGTCAAAGCTCAATGTATCTCAACCAAAAATAACAAGGAACATAATCGTTCTATAGCAATACAGTACAGTCAAATATCTTCAAAGGGAACAGTCAGCACCCTCTTTCTGTTGACTACAAAGTTCAAGTGAGAGTTAGAGTCTCCTAAACGACACTCTGTTTCCGATAAAGTACACTACTTTCAGGCAAACAGTGGACTAGCTTAGGTCAAACAGGGCACTACTAGGTCAAACAGGGCACTACATTAGGTCAAACAAGGCACTACTTTAGGTCAAACAGGGCACTACATTAGGTCAAACATAGGACACTACTTCTGTTGGTGAGTTAGTCTCTGTGCAGTGGTCTCCCTGTTGGTGAGTCACCATGCAGCTGGCTGACTGATGCGTGTGTTTGTCATGCAGTGTAACAGGACTGACTGACAGTAacaggactgactgactgtaacagGACTGACTGACAGTAACAGGGCTGACTGACAGTAacaggactgactgactgtaacagGACTGACTGACAGTAACAGGACTGACTGACAGTAACAGGACTGACTGACAGTAACAGCACTGACTGACAGTAACAGGACTGACTGACAGTAACAGGACTGACTGACAGTAACAGGACTGACTGTTAAagaactggaggcagcgaaagctgagcggcggcgtcATGAGGTAAGGCAGTgcaacaggcacgagaggcagacCCACATTTTTTGGGGCGGGGGGTGGATTGGTGGAGTCGAGTCAggcgatagacctgagccaacttccgtTCTTATCGGAAGAAGcgcagtactggtcaggcaccgtgttatgcggtcaagagcacggtgtcgccagtagcccggtgcgctataggccagccccccgcaagtgccatgcgagagtgggcatccagccagggcgtattGTGCCGGCACAGAGTGTTTGGTCTCCGGTACGtcgtttcggcccagggtatcctgcgccggctctgcgtgctgtgtctccagggcgctgggagggtgcagtgcgtcctatgcctgcgctctgcccgtgccgggcgaatgtgggcattgagcctaagggagaggtgcgagtggtatgcaccagatctccagtgctcccccacagcccggtccatccggtgcctcctccacgcaccaggcctcctgtaggtctccccagcctggtgggtcctgtggcagctccacacaccaggcctcctgtaggtctccaggctgtctctccgtctcctccctccaggttttcccgtctgtcaggagctgccagagccgcccgtcagtcaggagctgccagagctgcccgtcagtcaggagctgccagagccgcccatcagtcagaagctgccagagtcgcccttcactccggagctgccagagccgcccatcagtccggagctgccagagccgcccatcagtcaggagctgccagagtcgcccttcattTACATCTATTGATCTTTTGTTTTctgtgttcagtttaataaatatattatggacacttaccacgctgctcgttggtccgatatttcatactcctcgtcagaggaagaagAAAATCGTTGGAACTTAACCGAGGAGACATTGGGAATTTGTTTCCACGACCATAGAATAGTCTAATCTGATCTGCTTCCAGAAGCAGAGTAAATTATTCTCTACTTGGGTTGTTGATCACACACATTCTCCCAGCACTTGGCAGTTTAGttcagagagctgtgtgtgtgtggctgactgGCTCTCTGGCTCCTGACTAATGTAATGAAATTGCAAACATGCatgtatgcgcacacacacacacacacacacacacacacacacacacacacacacacacacacacacacacacacacacacacacccccccagtGGCGTAGAGCAGTTTGCACTCCCCTGGAAAAAACATTtaccatttaaaaaaagaaaagtgcAATAATAGTCCTTTTTGTGGACATTTTGTCGTGAGGCTGAGAGGAAACGTTGCTGTTTTAGAGCTCAGGGATTCTTGAACAAAGGGACAATCAACTTTTTTCCCGCAAATATTTGTCTTTAATATTAAGACAATTTGAACtatatattttgatagaccaaagAATCAGCTACCACGCATGTTAATGAACAAAGTCctacattttttatatattgtTTTGAAAATGCAACTAATTGGATTCATGTCAACTCTGCCATAAAATGAATTTTATTTGTACAATTATTGTCCAATGAGTGTTTATAGGCTTAATGGTTGCTTAAGTCTAACATTAGTTTATTAAAATATGCaatccaaatgtatttttgttgttgttttgtttatagCACCCCGGGTTTAATTTCCTTAGCATTCTGTCATCTTCTAGATTTAGaacataaaacatttataaagcaAACATCATCCATCAAAAAGGAACAGTTTGGAGATCATGGAATAATTATTAGACTAAAGGAGAAGACAAAATACTTCATCTGACAGAAGACCGTATTTGCTATAATTGCCAGATGGCCAATTCACCGCTGCATAGTGAACATTAACACTATTATACGACAGGAgctttatgatatggaaatgtgaagtgcaaaTCTGGACTAAtgggtgtttggcttgcttgtatgacaaaacagtatttattataatcctcaatgtcTCATCTTCGAAAATACATTGAATCCTCTTACTTTACAGAATTTCTGTAGCGTAGACACAGGGAGTCAGCAAGCAGGTGCAGATGGTTTATTAATAACGAACATGGAGAGTCACAAAACAAGAGATACATCTGGACATAAACTgaaccaatactgcctgaagaGTGATGCTAGAGAGTGCCAGATAAAGGGGGAGTAATCAGGGTAGTGATGGAGTTCAGGTGTGCCTCACgctgggttgccaggtgtgcgtaatgagggttgccaggtgtgcctcacgatgggttgccaggtgtgcgtaatgagggttgccaggtgtgcctcacgatgggttgccaggtgtgcataatgagggttgccaggtgtgcgtaatgagggttgccaggtgtgcctcacgatgggttgccaggtgtgcgtaatgagggttgccaggtgtacctcacgatgggttgccaggtgtgcgtaatgagggttgccaggtgtgccttacgatgggttgccaggtgtgcataataatGGGTACCAGGACCGGAGGTTAGTAGACCGGCAATGTCGAGCGCAGGCGAGGGGGAATAGACGTGACAGTACACCCCACCCCCCACCTCCCTCACCGGGAGCTTCTTACAGGGCAGGCGGAGTGGGAGGATCCTGTAGAGATTGAGACTTGATCACCAGGATGGAACACAGGAGCCTCAATGCGGTAGCCTGCTCTTTGATGGCGCGCTAGAGTCTCACATGGGTATCTTTACCTCTTCTGTGCACC
This genomic window from Oncorhynchus clarkii lewisi isolate Uvic-CL-2024 chromosome 32, UVic_Ocla_1.0, whole genome shotgun sequence contains:
- the LOC139391866 gene encoding tribbles homolog 1; this encodes MMNVQWSNPVQCIRSGKVGQKRVDSETGNEPVSKCAGLIECMGDVGFLDSSPGSPVSPVLLSGSPNNQGPSRIGQFLIQHMAARDRIHSALNIDTGDAMVCKVFDMGLYQEKIRAYRILPIHRNISCIRDIVLGERWAYVFLEKDHGDMHTFVKSCKRLDEERAAQLFHQVASAVSHCHQHGVVLGDLKLRKFVFSNRKRTHVKLEGLEDCKVLEGEDDSMSDTHGCPAYVSPEILNGSSSYSGKQADIWSLGVMLYTMLVGRYPFHDPDRATLFSKIRWGQCCLPEGLSPRAKCLLRSLLRKEPWDRLTAAEVLIHPWFHTTTANIQETGVSEQEVDSSEQTVPSCDTEEEDDLFC